A stretch of Lactuca sativa cultivar Salinas chromosome 6, Lsat_Salinas_v11, whole genome shotgun sequence DNA encodes these proteins:
- the LOC111903352 gene encoding receptor-like protein EIX2 has protein sequence MIKLEALDLYKNDFSDEFPLSIKNCTSLKSLNLGANKFSGNLPVWIGENLFGLYVLTLRSNNFSGNIPLQLCQLASLQILDLSVNHFHGTIPSCLSNFKIMVTEGFSQVDYSLITYSYNVDHVMIQWQGTEREFIRSNMVLLRSINLLSNNLTGEIPYQITNLDELIALNLSKNALRGKIPWKIGQMKNLLTLDLSRNKFSGEIQSTISQMTWLNYLDVSDNSLSGRIPSSAQLQSFDPSRYEWNLGLCGPPLTKKCPGDEESRIQHSIGVKVRGKV, from the coding sequence ATGATTAAGCTCGAGGCATTGGATCTATACAAGAACGATTTCTCTGATGAATTTCCTTTGTCTATTAAGAATTGCACGAGCTTAAAATCATTGAATTTGGGGGCTAACAAGTTTTCTGGTAATTTGCCTGTTTGGATTGGGGAAAACTTATTTGGGTTGTATGTTCTTACGTTAAGATCAAACAACTTCTCTGGAAACATTCCTTTACAATTATGTCAATTAGCAAGTCTTCAAATTCTAGACTTGTCCGTGAACCATTTCCATGGAACCATCCCCTCATGTTTGAGTAATTTTAAGATCATGGTGACAGAAGGATTCTCTCAAGTAGATTATTCATTAATAACATATTCATATAATGTTGACCATGTGATGATCCAGTGGCAAGGAACTGAACGTGAATTCATCCGTAGTAATATGGTATTATTGAGGAGCATCAACCTGTTAAGCAACAACTTAACAGGGGAAATCCCATATCAGATTACCAATCTTGATGAACTAATTGCACTGAACTTATCAAAGAATGCTCTACGTGGAAAGATTCCATGGAAAATCGGTCAGATGAAAAATCTTTTAACTTTGGATTTATCTAGAAACAAGTTTTCAGGAGAAATACAATCAACCATTTCTCAAATGACTTGGCTAAATTACCTAGACGTCTCAGATAATAGCTTGTCAGGGAGAATCCCATCCAGCGCACAACTTCAGTCCTTTGACCCTTCAAGATACGAATGGAACTTAGGGCTTTGTGGACCTCCCCTTACCAAAAAATGTCCTGGAGATGAAGAATCGAGAATACAACATAGCATTGGTGTGAAAGTGAGGGGGAAGGTATAG
- the LOC111903317 gene encoding receptor-like protein EIX2: MHPCVFIIFSLLLFCLEITTANQLAAVGGGDDKCFEKEKDALLHFKSLLQDPSDRISTWTAEQDNCCQWSGVTCNNQTGGHVTKLDLMNCGLVGEISHSLVNLTYLNYLDLDFNSFHGTIPAIIGSLTQLSHLFLGYNNLNGAIPPELGNLTNLQYLYLSYVGMCRLENLEWLSPLSHLVGLAMDGISLAKTNHWVDVTLSLPNLSLLSLSGCELSQVIYPYSSSFLNSSSSIHILSLKNNNLTSSMYHWLFPLTNNKLYILDLSGNMLDGIPKYLGNLSSLERFYFYNNSGVIKFPDFVKNLSGCTSLSLQRLSASGSQFTGSLPDDIQKFTSLTDLYLSENQLKGTISKKLWELPNLKYLDLSENSLQEFPSSDYMSNRSHIESIYLSSCKLGPHFPKWIQKLKNLTNLEIANNGISDTIPLEFWDLWPSQLTFLNLSSNNISGKVPDLSSNFDSNSRIDLSSNSFDGPITNVSSTVALLNLSRNKFSGGISFLCQVVHGFLVILDLSHNFLSGQIPDCLWHFKELKVLNLEHNNLSGRLPASLGSMIKLEALDLYKNAFSEEFPLSVKNCTSLKSLNLGANKFSGNLPVWIGESLSGLYVLMLRSNNFSGSIPLQLCQLASLQILDLSVNHLHGSIPSCLSNLTIMVQQGFSQLQNLDRGVSLGTYSYNIDHVMIQWQGTEREFIRSNMVLLRSIDLSSNSLTGEIPYQITNLDQLIALNLSKNALLGKIPWKIGQMKNLLTLDLSRNKFSGEIPSSMSQMTWLNYLDVSDNSLSGRIPSSTQLQTFDPSRYEGNLGLCGPPLTKKCHGDEESGIQHSIGESEGEGIDELQGWFYVGGAIGFTVGFCIACGALLVNRRGRFAFFMFLDSFEDWVYVKVVVFIANLQKRRT, encoded by the coding sequence ATGCATCCTTGTGTTTTTATAATATTCTCACTTCTCTTGTTTTGTCTTGAGATTACAACTGCCAACCAATTGGCAGCAGTGGGAGGAGGAGATGATAAGTGTTTTGAGAAGGAGAAAGACGCTCTCCTTCATTTCAAATCTCTCCTTCAAGACCCTTCTGATCGCATCTCTACGTGGACAGCTGAACAAGACAACTGCTGTCAATGGAGTGGAGTGACATGCAACAACCAAACAGGTGGTCATGTCACAAAGCTTGATCTGATGAACTGTGGTCTTGTAGGTGAGATTAGCCATTCATTGGTTAATTTAACCTACTTGAATTATCTGGATCTTGActtcaattcttttcatggaACCATTCCTGCGATCATTGGTTCGTTGACTCAATTAAGTCACCTTTTCCTTGGCTACAATAATCTTAATGGAGCCATTCCTCCAGAGTTGGGAAACCTCACCAACTTGCAATACCTTTACCTTTCATATGTTGGAATGTGTAGACTTGAGAACCTTGAGTGGTTGTCTCCTCTGTCTCATCTGGTGGGACTTGCAATGGATGGGATTTCACTGGCCAAAACAAATCATTGGGTAGATGTTACTCTGAGTCTCCCGAACCTCTCGCTTTTAAGTTTATCAGGATGTGAGCTGTCACAGGTCATTTATCCATATTCTTCTTCATTTCTCAACTCTTCTTCATCTATTCATATCCTTTCTCTCAAAAACAATAATCTCACCTCATCCATGTATCATTGGTTGTTCCCATTAACCAACAATAAGCTTTACATTCTTGATCTCTCTGGCAACATGTTAGATGGGATACCCAAATATCTTGGTAACCTCTCTAGTTTGGAACGTTTTTACTTCTATAACAACTCTGGTGTTATCAAATTTCCTGATTTTGTCAAAAACTTGTCTGGATGCACATCGCTTTCATTACAACGGTTGTCTGCTTCAGGAAGCCAATTTACAGGGTCATTGCCTGATGACATCCAAAAGTTCACATCCCTAACAGATCTGTACCTCTCTGAGAATCAGTTAAAAGGAACTATAAGTAAGAAACTGTGGGAACTGCCCAACCTTAAATATCTTGATCTTTCCGAAAACTCACTCCAAGAATTTCCTTCCTCAGATTACATGTCAAACCGTTCTCATATAGAATCTATTTATCTGAGCTCTTGCAAGCTAGGGCCTCACTTCCCCAAATGGATTCAAAAATTGAAAAATCTCACCAATCTTGAAATTGCAAATAATGGTATTTCAGATACAATTCCTCTTGAGTTTTGGGACTTGTGGCCTTCCCAGttaacattcttgaatctttctTCAAACAACATAAGCGGGAAAGTACCAGATCTTTCATCAAATTTTGACAGCAATTCAAGGATAGATTTAAGCTCCAACAGCTTTGACGGTCCAATAACTAATGTCTCTTCCACTGTGGCATTACTAAATCTTTCGAGAAACAAATTCTCTGGAGGAATCTCCTTCTTATGCCAAGTTGTCCATGGCTTTTTAGTTATTCTTGACCTCTCTCATAACTTTCTAAGCGGACAAATTCCAGACTGTTTGTGGCATTTCAAAGAACTAAAAGTTCTTAATTTAGAACACAATAATCTGTCTGGAAGGCTTCCTGCCTCTCTGGGATCTATGATTAAGCTAGAGGCATTGGATTTATACAAGAATGCTTTCTCCGAAGAATTTCCTTTGTCTGTTAAGAATTGCACGAGCTTAAAGTCATTGAATTTGGGGGCCAACAAGTTTTCTGGTAATTTGCCTGTTTGGATTGGGGAAAGCTTATCTGGGTTGTATGTTCTTATGTTAAGATCAAACAACTTCTCTGGAAGCATCCCTTTACAATTATGTCAATTAGCAAGTCTTCAAATTCTAGACTTGTCCGTGAACCATTTACATGGAAGCATCCCCTCATGTTTGAGTAATCTTACGATCATGGTGCAACAAGGATTCTCTCAACTACAGAATTTAGATCGTGGAGTTTCATTAGGAACATATTCATATAATATTGACCATGTGATGATCCAGTGGCAAGGAACCGAACGGGAATTCATCAGAAGTAATATGGTATTGTTGAGGAGCATCGACCTGTCAAGCAACAGCTTAACAGGGGAAATCCCATATCAGATTACCAATCTTGATCAACTGATTGCACTCAACTTATCTAAAAACGCTCTACTTGGAAAGATTCCATGGAAAATCGGTCAGATGAAAAACCTTTTAACTTTGGATTTATCTAGAAACAAGTTTTCAGGAGAAATACCATCAAGCATGTCTCAAATGACTTGGCTAAATTACCTAGACGTCTCAGATAATAGCTTGTCAGGGAGAATCCCATCCAGCACACAACTTCAGACCTTTGACCCTTCAAGATACGAAGGGAACTTAGGGCTTTGTGGACCTCCCCTTACCAAAAAATGTCATGGAGACGAAGAATCGGGAATACAACATAGCATTGGTGAAAGTGAGGGTGAAGGTATAGACGAACTTCAAGGTTGGTTCTATGTTGGTGGGGCCATTGGTTTCACAGTTGGATTTTGCATAGCATGTGGTGCTTTGCTTGTCAACCGTCGTGGAAGATTTGCTTTTTTTATGTTTCTTGATAGCTTTGAAGATTGGGTTTATGTGAAGGTGGTGGTGTTCATTGCAAATTTGCAAAAAAGACGAACATAG